The DNA window GTGCATGGCTGGACGCGGGGATGCCGCTGCCCTGCGACGACGGCACCACCACCTGCTCGCTGGACCCGGGAGGTCCCTATGAAGAGCAGATGGTGTGGCAACCAACGTGGTCCGCCGCCACGCGTGAGGCGCACTACGGAGCGAACGACTGCGACGGCGTGGTTCAACTGCAGAAAAACACGTTCGAAATCGACAACGACGATCTGCCGATGACCTGCGTCAGTTGGCCGCAGGCGGTCGCCTACTGCGCGTGGCAAGGTCGCCGCCTACCCACGGAAGCCGAGTGGCAGTACGCCGCCACGGGCGATGGCGAGGGCTACACCAAGTTTCCCTACTCCTATGGCAGCTCCGAGCCCACCTGCGACACGGCCATCTACGACGAGTGCAATTTTCCCGTGGCCGTCGGCACGGCCTCCGACGGCGCATCCGTGGACGGCGTCGAAGACATGACCGGAAGTGTCTTCGAGTGGGCGTGGGACGCGCATTGGGAGGACGCCCCGCCGGACGACTCCGTGGACTACACGGGCCCCGCGCTGGCGACGGGCAGCACCTCCCTGAACCAGGAACACTTCCGCAACGGCGGCGCGTTCATCCACGTGAAAGGCGCCCAAGAGCTGCGCAACGACGTGCCCGACCAGTTTTCAGCCGACCAGTTCTTCAACGACGCCGGCTTTCGGTGCGTGCGCACCGTGAAGCAGCCGTAGCTACATCTGCAGCGTCTTGGCGGCTTCCGGCGTGTCGCTGTATGCGAGGTAGGTCGCGGCGAGACCCGCGATGAGGGCCAACACCACCGCGGCCAACACGGCCACGCGCTTGGTGTTGCGCTGATGCTCGATGGTGCGGATCGACTTTGCGATCTCCGCGTCGAAGTTTTCTTGCGGCGTAGCGAGGGCGGCCATGAAACTCCTCC is part of the Polyangiaceae bacterium genome and encodes:
- a CDS encoding SUMF1/EgtB/PvdO family nonheme iron enzyme translates to MQRRILPAGALVLALTSACFPDYSYSEHEPIAPDTERVYSAKDAFDVSVQGLTATVSFTHSFDMDGHEVTVGRYRAWLDAGMPLPCDDGTTTCSLDPGGPYEEQMVWQPTWSAATREAHYGANDCDGVVQLQKNTFEIDNDDLPMTCVSWPQAVAYCAWQGRRLPTEAEWQYAATGDGEGYTKFPYSYGSSEPTCDTAIYDECNFPVAVGTASDGASVDGVEDMTGSVFEWAWDAHWEDAPPDDSVDYTGPALATGSTSLNQEHFRNGGAFIHVKGAQELRNDVPDQFSADQFFNDAGFRCVRTVKQP